The Penicillium psychrofluorescens genome assembly, chromosome: 2 nucleotide sequence TGGTTGAAAAGAGCCCCCTGAAGTGGGAGTTGGAGCTGGTTACGGTCAACGAAGCTGGTAAGCACCCATCATCATTTGCGACTGTTATAGCTCGCTGATATCAGATGTCTTTAGAATGGAACCCCGTTCAGGTCAACGTTGAcgccggcgcaggcggcaAGGGCTTTTCCGTCCAGAAGACCGGGCTGGAGGGAGCGAAGAGCCAGGAGTttggtggttggttgggtATGTTCCCTTCTTGACTGTCTATCATCATCGACTAACATCTTCTAGCGTGCGACTGGTACCATGGTGTGCCGCAGCTGTTCTTCCTCGCCAAGGAATACAAGGCGGACATCCCCTCGACTTGCAGCAAGGTCCAGCTGAAGCCGGAGTACAATGTCGTTTAGGCGCATTAATGGTGATGATCTCTCATGTGTATCATAGTATAGAGTCCTTATGTCCATTATAGCCCATGAATATTCTACAAGTCTCGTCCGATTCTATTCGCTATTAATAGGATGTCTCACATGCCGGTCCAGCCACTATGTCCCCTTTAGGCTTAGACCCGACAGCCGCCTGACCTGGTCTGTCagtttccttttcttcttttctccttcgTTTCCTTGTCATCCCATCTTTCCAGTCGCTCGTTTGTGCTTCTTTTCcccattcttcctcgccgacTTCGTTGTTGTGGCTGTCTTTGTTGTGCCTCCACCCCAGCAAAACCCACATTCCCGCTGATCATCACCCCAGACCGAAAAAAGAGGCCCGGCTCTTTTTCACACCCATCGCCGTGTTTGGTCTACCCTTGCTACCCCTACGACGCTCGTTACTGTGGATGCACTGGTAATCTCAAGGACGCCATCACTCACTCGCTTATcgacgagcagcagcttcttTCGTGTCGACCCAACACCAGGCAGTCTGTTGTCCGTGGAACCTCAGCTGGGGCAAGGGGTGATATCGATTCGGCCTGTCGGACATCTCTTTTCTGACTCTCATCATGCGTTCGTTTCTGCTGAGCGTGCTATACgctctcctgctgctgggcacGGTGTCCTCGGCGTGGTCATTCGGGTCATTCGGCGGGTTTTTGGGCGGGGGTGAATCGCTGGAAAAGCGAGCAGGTATGATCCGACCCTTGAGGAGTGATGCTCTTCTCCGCTAACCTCTCCTGTCCTCTCCTCTCAGACCCCAAAGATGCATCCACCGGACCCATCGTACAGACTTCCACAGCTACCCAGACCAGCACGAACACGGACACAGACACCAAAACCAACACCAATACCAACACCAATACCAATACCGCGAGCGACTCCACGTCCACCAACACGAAAACAGATACCTCCACCAAGTCTGAGACTACAAccacctcgatctcgattGaccccgccgcagccgcaggAGGCATCTCGATGATCACGCCagcatcctcgtcgacaaGCTACTACCGCATCGGCCAGAACGTCACCTTCGTGTGGAACTACACCTCGCTCTCCGTGACCCCGTCCTACGTCAACGTCGTCGCGTCCTGCAGTCTGAACAGCGAGACATAcaccatctcctcgaacATGAGCACTAAGCCTACGGGTTCCGTGGTCTGGGATACCGATGCCTCTATGACCGTCCCGCTCCTCACGGCCACGTACACGCTCTACGTCTATGATGCCAGCAAGTCGCTGGATGATATTCCCAGCGCTGGCCATCTGAGCTCCCTGGTTGGGTATGACTTTGGGATGTATATCAATCAGGCGTATACTCCTCTTAATCGTGAGTCCTCCGCGCAGCTTAGCTTGTACAATCTGCATCACGACCAGACACTAACAATGATTTTCTTTTAGAATTCAAATGTGCCACCTGCAATGGAGCCCTCTCGGACATCCAACGCATGGGCCTCAAGTTCACCTtcggcatggccgccatAACAGTTGTGTCGTTCACATGGTTCGCCGGCGGGTTTGGAGCCTTCGCTACGTGACGATGGTCCATCCACCGTTTTATGATGTTTTCGTGGATATATTTTTTGGATTTTGGCATTCGGGTGCATCCattgtttttgttttcgaAGCGATTTGACTTGGGTTTTACGATAATAGCAACAAAACCGGCGTTGTgtgtggatggatggatcatGCCTCGGGGCTTGTGTATTTTCTGTTTCCTTTGCATGGAGATGAGCTAGCTgctttattttttttttttttttctggattGTAATTCATTAATCGattgtcttcttcatttctAAAAGAAAGAGTATGTGGTCCATGGCTGGTAACCTGACACGGCTCAATTGAAGTAGAAATACAAGGAGATCTCCCAGgcaaaagaagagaagaaaaattTCTAAGAGACATTCTGCTTGAAACAAACTGAATCCCCATTCCAACCTGATTTTCTCATTGATTGACGCACATCAGCACCTGAGACAAACACCTGGACCTCTTTGCTGCACACAAGCATTACATTTGATAGCATTGTTATTGAGGCTGAGCTCAGACTGCAGCAAACAATCTCCTCACCAGAGAAGGGGTTGGTATTTGCATGGAGGTTGTTAGTTAGCTAGAAAGATTGAGAACCAGACTC carries:
- a CDS encoding uncharacterized protein (ID:PFLUO_003701-T1.cds;~source:funannotate), with amino-acid sequence MRSFLLSVLYALLLLGTVSSAWSFGSFGGFLGGGESLEKRADPKDASTGPIVQTSTATQTSTNTDTDTKTNTNTNTNTNTASDSTSTNTKTDTSTKSETTTTSISIDPAAAAGGISMITPASSSTSYYRIGQNVTFVWNYTSLSVTPSYVNVVASCSLNSETYTISSNMSTKPTGSVVWDTDASMTVPLLTATYTLYVYDASKSLDDIPSAGHLSSLVGYDFGMYINQAYTPLNQFKCATCNGALSDIQRMGLKFTFGMAAITVVSFTWFAGGFGAFAT
- a CDS encoding uncharacterized protein (ID:PFLUO_003700-T1.cds;~source:funannotate) — protein: MQFLTLALLATTAAASPMEKVFNLKSFGATEPKFNDLYLSTYHVSPTTSDAVLQGAKEAQKFSYGNGTVEMVEKSPLKWELELVTVNEAEWNPVQVNVDAGAGGKGFSVQKTGLEGAKSQEFGGWLACDWYHGVPQLFFLAKEYKADIPSTCSKVQLKPEYNVV